In Juglans regia cultivar Chandler chromosome 13, Walnut 2.0, whole genome shotgun sequence, the DNA window TGTTTTAACAGAACCCGGCAACTCGTTTCCAACTTTTATACTATAATTTGATAAGCGCTAAAATATGACATCATCCAAGGTAGATCGATGATgctttaaataaattgaaggtattttgtataaaataattttgattttttataaattattttataaaaatactccgagtgtgtaaataattttatgtatctTATTTTCCAAATACGAATCCTATAACCAATCACCAATTATTTTAAAGACttaaattgataaatataaatgaatttaaatatttacatGTGTGGATTAAATTCGTAtgtgtaatatttaattaaatgagatgaaatgtagAGTTAAATATTGCATATAGAATGatgtcaacaaaaaaaaaaatatattgcataTAGAACCATGGCTCATGTTTAGGGctcgtttgaatagtaagatgagatgagaagagataattttaaataagttaaataaaatattgttataatattattttttaatattactattgttttgatatttgaaaaaattgaattatttattgtgttttgtgtgagaatttgaaaaaattgtaatgatgagatgaaatcgttTCTTTATCCAAACAAAcctaaatcataatttttttaaaagtgtaaatggaagaaaagaaataaacttaactatttagtttaatttctaaagagtttgagacaattaaataataagtaatgctacatacagtcgtgaaatgtgcAAATGTTGtatagtcactttgaaaaagaatgaaatccactattaaaaaattaatttcttttcatgtgagtctcatatttattcacttttttcaaagtgattgcacgtcGCTTGTACACttacgactgcaagtatcatttctcttaaataatATTGGAAGCACATATACATAATCTCTTATCTTATTGTAAGATATATTGTAATTGGAAATTAATGTATAGGAAAGTAATTTTAATGGCATAATATCTTGTGATAAAATAAGACTATCCAtgctcttaaaaaattatagatcaggcaaataattttaatagtaCAACATTTTACGATAGAATGAGATTACAATATCATCTACATTTAAGAgtacataataatttttttggagtAAGCTTGTGAAGTTTCAAGAGAGAAAATAGACAAAAGAGCCATATttaagtaaatgttttttttgttatggGATGCTGTATTTGGttgttatttttctaataatggACCACAGACTATGAAAATCAATGTCATATGagaattataaatagaaaagaCAAGGTTCATTCTAACACAAATAATCGTAAATCCAGAATAACATCAACCTAAATTTAAATGAGACAATCTAAAACATCGCTCATTCTGTCTCTCCCAAAACCCAACGTATTCTAACTTCATTTTGTGCAAATGAACGAGCCATATTTAGAAATTACAATGCTTTGCACTTCCGTCTAAAATAGAACCCTTGAAATAATTTCTGCAACTTTATCATTATATGCCATGATCACCTAAAAAATAGACATTAGTCTAACTATTTGAGAATGGACCAAAACGATCATTCCTTGAGATATTTAAGGACATAATGGGCATCATAACGTGTAAGGCTCGCCCGATAGCCCCAATGGATTGGATTGAGTGGTAAAGGTCTTGGTCTTATTGGTATGCTTCCTTTAGATCTAAGTTTCAAATCTTAACTCTTAAGTGCACACAATTTATAAGGACCATTGAAATGAGGAACTTCCCCTAAAACAAAGTACACTTGCGGAAAACTTCTTGTCAAGAGCATGTGTACCTTGAAATTAGTTGGAACTTTATTTTCAAGCATCTGGTgccaattaaaaagaaattcttaTGCAGGGAGAGATGAGAGTCGCCAGAAAGCATTTGGTTTTTTACTTGCAAACTAAGAGCATTTTGCTGTTGTAGTCTGCTAATTTGCAGATTAAGATGTTATGTGTTTGCCTTATGTTTGGTGTCCCAAGGTTCATTTCCCCAGCATGAACCTAAAAGCTTCTACGTACAGTTCAGATGTTGATTTATGAAAGGGCAATCAATATCAAACAGCATCCCGATTGTTATGCAAGTCTCGGGTGACAAAACTGAAAAATAGCTTCATTAACACTATCTGTGGAAACAGATTTTCATCtttgattatacaaaaaatacagaagtaCAAAAGCCCCATACGTATTGGAGCTAAAAAAGAACCGAGCTTCAAGAATCAAGGGGTTTCAGTCTCTACAGCTGATGATGTCTATTGATTGATGGGCGATAAGTACACTCTTGGTTGAGCCAGACTCCAATTAAATAAACTTGAACAAGGCTCCAACCCGGCTTGGCAAGCCCTCCTGGTTTAATTCTATAATCTCTCACAATATTTACCACATCCTCTTTAACTATCCAGGCTACTTTGGCTAAAAAAATCTGTACTGTAATTTTGACTACCAAATGCCATTCTTTGGAACAATCTAATTTCTGCAGACTGTTGTGCAGAGTTAAATACCTCACTTTCCCCCACTCTCATTCCGTTGGTTAGATCGGAAGTAGCTAAACCATCAAAGGCTCTAACCACCTGAGAAGAATAAGAATGCCAAGAAAGATGATTTCCATGCATCCATTTTTCAATACCAGGAATTAGAAACAGTAAAGGAAATATTTTCAGATCTTTGCATCAGCAAATTTCATTACCTGTCCCATTCGCGGCCTCTTGATAGCTGAATGTCGTACACAAGCAGCAGCTACCTCAATCATATGGAACATTTCACTCTCAACATAGTTCATGTTGAGCCTTGGATCTGCCAAATCTGTAAATTCTTCATTGTCAAGTGCATGACTTAGCAAAGGTCGGGCCTGAAATATAAAGTGCTTTTTGCTCAGGAAAGTTTGGCTGTAAAAGATTATAATGTGGCTGATGCACACAGTGACAAAGCCAGAATTTTGATCTACATgactaaagaaaaaagaaaatttatgaaaatattaaagaatataactaatgaaattaaaaaaaaaaactcgaaaaAATCATTATTACTTAAActatataaagataatttgtaatttaCTTTTCACTCGCAGCATAAATTTGTTTTCTGCTCTGACACAAGCTCATTAAGAATTTGACAAAGGTTCAAGAACCATCATTCTCCATATCTAAGGTAATTACagtaatatatttcatataaacccctaggggttcaCTCAAGTAGTAAGGGCTTTGGTCTCAGTGGTATGGTCTCAGTGAtatgctccctccaagtctaaggtttgaacccGTAAGTTCAAAAAATTTCTGGAGGCCACATCCCATAAGTGAAAAACCGATGATTTACCTAATCTTTAGACACGTTACACAAATCCAGGGTTTAACCTAATAAAAGATATGTTGCATTTCCACGGTCTCCAAAGATTCCTCGTcatcaaaacaatatatttcttacaagtaatatatatatatatatatatatagttatcgacacattaatttgaaaactttgaaaagttcagatatttaaaaataacaagtTCTGATAAGTTGGTATTCAGCTGTGGAAGAAAACTTGGACCATATTGAGGGAATATGTTACCCATTCAACTAGACTCTCATCTCCCAAGGGTTGCGCTGTGTCCACAGGCTTCCTTCCAGTAATGAGTTCCAGCAGCACAACTCCAAAGGAGTATACATCAGATTTATCGGTCAGTTTTCCACTTGATGCATATTCAGGGGCCATATATCTgaaaccaataaataaatacaatcaACATATACTGCATCTgaaaaaatgaatgttttccgAAGCAGGTTTACTTTAACTATTAGATGCCCAAAGGCCTTTATGGGCACATGgactaataattataaatggTCTGCTTACCCAAAAGTTCCCATGACACGGGTGGTTATGTGTGTGTCTGCATCAAGAGCTAATTTGGCAAGCCCAAAGTCTGAAACCTGTaaagtaaaagataaaatgtAGGCTTCAGATTTACACAGAAGAATATTTCTCAATCTAGCTTTAGAAAAAATAGTGCATACCCGAGCTTCAAAGTTGTTATCTAAAAGAATATTTGATGACTTAATATCCCTGTGAATAATTCGAGGATGACCTGCCATATGCACAAAAAAACAACCTCAACAACAGATAcggaaataaaaaagaatttggtCAATAAAAACCTTCTTTTCAACCTTCTCTAGTGCTAAAGCTTGTGCATTTGTCAAGGTAATATCGTATGGTTATCATGTTTTAATTATCAATAGTTTGGTTGTATAACTATACAAGTCAAGCCCACGTTGTGTGTATGAAATTCCCCAAAACCTTGGAGGAATATTGAAAATTGGAAACTTTATCCCAAGATCATAGTGACTTCTAGAATTGATATATAGATAACTGGAGATAGCATACCCTTGTTTGTCAACCAATATTAGAGAAAAAGCAATCTTCATTTTGGAACTAACAATAAGAAGGCCACAAATCCTTCTAtccacacccccccccccccaatcttCTTTTATTTGCCTGGATTATATTCATTGGAGAATGTCCTTCCTCATTATAGTAGTACATATGAATTCTTAACAAATTTACTGAAGCCTGCGCATTATGCCATTGTTCCAAACATCAGAGCCCAACCATTTCCTGGGACTGCATCTGGAAGGGCTGCAACTTATAGATCTTGTTATAGAACCAACATAACAATACAAAAGGGTCCTTATGTAATGATACCAGTGTGAAGGTGAACATTGTCTATCAAAATCTAGAAATAAGTATAGATAATTACAGTCCTCATGGAGATATGCAATTCCACGAGCTGCACCAGCAGCAACCTTAACACGTGTTGCCCAGTCCAGAGCCAGCCTGCCTTCATCTacaaaatgagagggaaaggCAAACGATCAGTAACCCATTATCAGAAAAAAAGGTGCTTCAGCTTAGTAATGGGTTTACCATGAAGATGGAAATAAAGGGTATTGTTTGGAACATAGTCATAGACAAGCAGTCTTCGATTCTCAGAAATGCAGTAGCCGACTAATGAAACCAAATGACGGTGGTGTATGCGACTGATAGTCTCAACTTCAGCCTTAAATTCTCGCTCACCCTGTCCCCCACCAATTTTTAGCTGCTTTACTGCTACCTCCCTCTCGTCTGGTAGGTATCCCTTATACACAGAACCAAATCCACCTTCACCCAGTAGATTCTGATTTGAAAACCCATTTGTGGCCTTGAATAGTTCTTCATATGTAAACCATAACCTTGAATTGCCCAATCCACCTGGTTCTGGGGGAGAATACACAAAATGACTGCTTGAACCACTTTGTACAAGGGGAGCTGAAGAATGTGTCTTTGTAATGGATGAATCTGGACAAGTTATACAACTTCTTAACTCACTTAATGCCATCACAATCAAAATCATGTAGTTCCATATTGTTTGAAAGAACCAAAATGAACTAATTACAATCTAAAGATTATAGGTCTCCAATAACTTTTAACTGAAGTAGTCCCATACAAAATGCTAGTTCAAATTGAATATCTAGGGCATCAGTAACCCTAATAGATACAACAGGCAAAAAGGACCCCCAAGAAAGGAAAAACTGGAAGGCTAAGCGAATtacatttaaaacattatttattAACATGTACCTGATTTTGCAGAGAAGACCAGAGGGGATGGCACGATATAGCCGCCAAGTCCGgaatattgttttcttttcttcctcatgCACCAGACAGCCACTCCAATGAGACTAAGAACTATGATTCCCGCTGCTACGCCAATAGCCACTATACGAATGGTACCAATGCTTCCACTACTGGTGGAGTTTGATTTTTCGACTCCATTAGGACTAGTACCGTTGGTCTCTGGATCATTTGATGGTGGGATTGGATTGTTACCAGGAGATGGGGAAGAAACATATGCAGGAGGAGGTGGCGCCATGGGTGGAAGGGGTGATGATTTTGGAGGAGAACTTGAAGGTGGAGTTTGATCAGAAACGGGTGGAGGAGGAGTAAGCCCAGGCGGTGGAGGTGCATTACCCGAGGGTCCTGATGCtggtggtggaggtgaattTTTGGGTGGCTtggatggtggtggtggtggtggtggattttGAGGGGGCTTTGATGGTGGTGGAGGCGACTTCACCGGTGGTGCtgatggaggaggaggtgagATTGGGGGGCTAGGGTCTGCAGGTGGTGGAGGAGAACTTTTTGGAGGACTTGATGgtgttggtggtggtggagaagTGGGACTTgatggaggtggaggaggaggtgatATTTTAGGTGCCAATGGAGGTGAAGTCTCAGAAGATGGGGGTGGTGACGTAGGTGCATCAGATTGAGGAGGAGGTGATGTAGGTGCCAATGGGGGTGAAGTTCCAGAAGCTGGGGGTGGTAAATGGCGTGTGCGGTGCCGTGGGCTGAGGCTGAAGAATGGGTGACCGTGCCAACGGTCCGGATGAAGGTAGCTGTAGAGGGGACTGGAGGAGAAGCAGTTTGTGGGGGTGGACTAGTGCTGGAGGATGATTGTGGTGGTGACAAAGTGGTGGGGGGCGGTGGAGAACTGGTTGAAGGAGATATAGTGGTCGAAGGTGGTGACGAAGTGGTGGGGGGCGGTGGAGAACTGGTTGAAGGAGATATAGTGGTCGAAGGTGGTGGCACGGTAGAGGGAGATGAATCCGGAGATGGCGCCGTGCTTGCCATCTAAATCTTTCGTATATCGAAATCGTTCATGAATTCACAAAATCCACTCAATTCTCACTCAAAAGCTAAACTTTAATCCAACCTCAGCGATTAATTTCCAATCTTACGCCAAACCCGAGTTTCATAACTTGaagaaattttcaaatcaccaaACTTTTACCAACCAGACCCCAAAGGCCACGCACTCTCCACTCTCAGTTCATAAACCTCGTCTACAGCAAAACCTAACAGTCTGGCTAGGTTTTGAGCATAAGTCCGATTACCAATCACTTCTAAAAGCAAACCCAGACGGCCTATTACTTCCAAAAGCAAAATCCAGATCGTCAAGTAGATCAATGAACTCAAAAAAGTTAAcgatattctataaaaaatgatCGTAATGAACTGATTtaacttaaaaagagagagagagaagaagaagaaaaaaatgattataccTACACCTAAAGTTTATCCATGAACACACGAAATAACGAAAATTAAGGGAGCAAATGTAGCAACTTCCGTTCCGTTTGAATTGTCTAGAAAGACGAAGAAACACCAAAAACCTCACCTTTCTTTCCAGAATGTCACAACTCTATTATTTCTTCAGCTATTGAATTCCTAACcgcatttttctttcctttaattCGCGGTCAATCTTCAGCCTTCAAAACCTCTCTCTGTCCCTCTCCTGCATGCATAAGGGACGGTACAAGTTCAACACGGAGATAGATTGTGGGGTCTCAAATCAAGGATGGGACCAAAAGAAACAGTACAATCTCTGATTCTCTATTCCAATATAAACAGTGAGATAAAGTTGCTACAAATCACTCTCgcatcatttattaaaaagttgaaaatattcataagaAAACAATCTGTTTCATTTTGCTTCCTTTTTCGTAAGCTATAAGTGGTCAATTCAATtcaagatttaaatatattattggtAATAGCAACTAGCAAGGAAACTACGAAACGTAAATGCCCTGCAATTCAAATTGTCAGCGCTTGCTCTATCTATATCTTTAATTCCTTTCACAATCGTTTTCTGGAATCTGAATAATGTATTAaggttcgtttgtttttagagataatatgcgatgaaatgagattaaaattaaaaaattgaataaaatattatgaaaatatattttttaatattatttttattttaaaatttgaaaaaattgaattatttattttattttgtattagaagttaagaaaattatactgattagatgagataagatgttttttaaaaataaatgagacctAAAGTTTTGTAACGTGTAACAAGGGTCTAAAAGTTTGCTCTTTCTTATCTGCTGTTTTGGATTAACATTTTACAGCTCATTTAGATagtaatataagatgaaatgagatagttttagatgagttaaaaaaaatattattagaatattattttttaatattaatattattttaaaatttaaaaaatttgaattatttattatattttgtatgaaattttaagaaagttataataataagataaaatgagatgagatgagatatattNNNNNNNNNNNNNNNNNNNNNNNNNNNNNNNNNNNNNNNNNNNNNNNNNNNNNNNNNNNNNNNNNNNNNNNNNNNNNNNNNNNNNNNNNNNNNNNNNNNNGGGGTGGTGCTGTGGGCGGAGGGGGTGAAGTTGAAGGGTTAGGGTCCGGTGGATCAGCACCGGTCTGAGAAGGTGGGGAAGTTGTAGAGGGGACTGGAGGAGAAGCAGTTTGTGGGGGTGGACTAGTGCTGGAGGATGATTGTGGTGGTGACAAAGTGGTGGGGGGCGGTGGAGAACTGGTTGAAGGAGATATAGTGGTCGAAGGTGGTGACGAAGTGGTGGGGGGCGGTGGAGAACTGGTTGAAGGAGATATAGTGGTCGAAGGTGGTGGCACGGTAGAGGGAGATGAATCCGGAGATGGCGCCGTGCTTGCCATCTAAATCTTTCGTATATCGAAATCGTTCATGAATTCACAAAATCCACTCAATTCTCACTCAAAAGCTAAACTTTAATCCAACCTCAGCGATTAATTTCCAATCTTACGCCAAACCCGAGTTTCATAACTTGaagaaattttcaaatcaccaaACTTTTACCAACCAGACCCCAAAGGCCACGCACTCTCCACTCTCAGTTCATAAACCTCGTCTACAGCAAAACCTAACAGTCTGGCTAGGTTTTGAGCATAAGTCCGATTACCAATCACTTCTAAAAGCAAACCCAGACGGCCTATTACTTCCAAAAGCAAAATCCAGATCGTCAAGTAGATCAATGAACTCAAAAAAGTTAAcgatattctataaaaaatgatCGTAATGAACTGATTtaacttaaaaagagagagagagaagaagaagaaaaaaatgattataccTACACCTAAAGTTTATCCATGAACACACGAAATAACGAAAATTAAGGGAGCAAATGTAGCAACTTCCGTTCCGTTTGAATTGTCTAGAAAGACGAAGAAACACCAAAAACCTCACCTTTCTTTCCAGAATGTCACAACTCTATTATTTCTTCAGCTATTGAATTCCTAACcgcatttttctttcctttaattCGCGGTCAATCTTCAGCCTTCAAAACCTCTCTCTGTCCCTCTCCTGCATGCATAAGGGACGGTACAAGTTCAACACGGAGATAGATTGTGGGGTCTCAAATCAAGGATGGGACCAAAAGAAACAGTACAATCTCTGATTCTCTATTCCAATATAAACAGTGAGATAAAGTTGCTACAAATCACTCTCgcatcatttattaaaaagttgaaaatattcataagaAAACAATCTGTTTCATTTTGCTTCCTTTTTCGTAAGCTATAAGTGGTCAATTCAATtcaagatttaaatatattattggtAATAGCAACTAGCAAGGAAACTACGAAACGTAAATGCCCTGCAATTCAAATTGTCAGCGCTTGCTCTATCTATATCTTTAATTCCTTTCACAATCGTTTTCTGGAATCTGAATAATGTATTAaggttcgtttgtttttagagataatatgcgatgaaatgagattaaaattaaaaaattgaataaaatattatgaaaatatattttttaatattatttttattttaaaatttgaaaaaattgaattatttattttattttgtattagaagttaagaaaattatactgattagatgagataagatgttttttaaaaataaatgagacctAAAGTTTTGTAACGTGTAACAAGGGTCTAAAAGTTTGCTCTTTCTTATCTGCTGTTTTGGATTAACATTTTACAGCTCATTTAGATagtaatataagatgaaatgagatagttttagatgagttaaaaaaaatattattagaatattattttttaatattaatattattttaaaatttaaaaaatttgaattatttattatattttgtatgaaattttaagaaagttataataataagataaaatgagatgagatgagatatattaagagtatttctgTATTCAACCGAGCATTCCCATTTATGTtcaaaaatcctttttttttttttctttgttgaaatTGTTTCTTTCTGCTCAAACATGAAAGTTAGAGACgtgatctatataaaaatatggacgtaaaatgaatattattcatataaaaatttaaaatatgaataggaTAATTAATATCTTCTCTGATTCAGGTTAAATGAATGAATAGGATTTTATTACAACATAGACAAAGAttctcttcatttttaaatgaaattgcTAGCATAGTATATctgtataaaaatataaaatatcttgatcatttcactataaataaataaaattcaaaggACCCTATTAGGTTGTATTATTACACGAgctgatatattatatttattattgtctttgcaaaaatctttaataattgtaaatatttaatgaattatgattaaaaaattaataatagggACTGTTATTTTGTACTATCATGCTGGTTCCGTCTTTGTAGGGACTGtttgatattataaattattagtgtgatttgtttgcttttccttttcttgtttttattacAAAACTTATTCCCTAATACCTATTTTTATAGTTATCTTTTTATAGCCCTCCTGAGTTTGGCGGTGATAATAAAATCTCCAACTTGTCTCTTAGGTGGGTCACCCCTGATCTGATCACCACCATTTAAGTTAAGATAAtatgattagttttaaaagtGGGCTTATTAGCTAAAGAACCAAAAAGGACCCATACTATATTCCCCTctgattttttcctttttgtgatGGGAGGGAGGGCCAATTGGGaaactaattataattatttaatttattagtggtactctcagttcagtctaattttaaattgaatctgatatttaaatatcaaacttttaaatcactaaactcatctaaacttaaaatttttttatacgtgagacgtacaatttttttcaactcaatacttCTTTATAATTgagatctataacttttttcaatttattataaatatatttaaactcatcttaacatataaacacatttaaatttatcttaaatagaCTCTATAAAACTTATtctattatttcaattcattactatttacaaaaaattcaaatcatcTAAATTTAACTCAACCTACTGCCTTTTCTTGGGTTCAAGTTTAAAGTTGGCGGGCCAAGTTTGCGAATAATTTCATGATCTTAGGCAACCCGTGAACCTCAATGGTTCATGACTAGTCGTGGGAAAAAATGTGGTAC includes these proteins:
- the LOC109004337 gene encoding proline-rich receptor-like protein kinase PERK9, whose protein sequence is MASTAPSPDSSPSTVPPPSTTISPSTSSPPPPTTSSPPSTTISPSTSSPPPPTTLSPPQSSSSTSPPPQTASPPVPSTTSPPSQTGADPPDPNPSTSPPPPTAPNIVNFFEFIDLLDDLDFAFGSNRPSGFAFRSDCYLHPDRWHGHPFFSLSPRHRTRHLPPPASGTSPPLAPTSPPPQSDAPTSPPPSSETSPPLAPKISPPPPPPSSPTSPPPPTPSSPPKSSPPPPADPSPPISPPPPSAPPVKSPPPPSKPPQNPPPPPPPSKPPKNSPPPPASGPSGNAPPPPGLTPPPPVSDQTPPSSSPPKSSPLPPMAPPPPAYVSSPSPGNNPIPPSNDPETNGTSPNGVEKSNSTSSGSIGTIRIVAIGVAAGIIVLSLIGVAVWCMRKKRKQYSGLGGYIVPSPLVFSAKSDSSITKTHSSAPLVQSGSSSHFVYSPPEPGGLGNSRLWFTYEELFKATNGFSNQNLLGEGGFGSVYKGYLPDEREVAVKQLKIGGGQGEREFKAEVETISRIHHRHLVSLVGYCISENRRLLVYDYVPNNTLYFHLHDEGRLALDWATRVKVAAGAARGIAYLHEDCHPRIIHRDIKSSNILLDNNFEARVSDFGLAKLALDADTHITTRVMGTFGYMAPEYASSGKLTDKSDVYSFGVVLLELITGRKPVDTAQPLGDESLVEWARPLLSHALDNEEFTDLADPRLNMNYVESEMFHMIEVAAACVRHSAIKRPRMGQVVRAFDGLATSDLTNGMRVGESEVFNSAQQSAEIRLFQRMAFGSQNYSTDFFSQSSLDS